From the Chloroflexus aurantiacus J-10-fl genome, one window contains:
- a CDS encoding anti-sigma factor domain-containing protein: MHDSDREHEQSLLAAAALGSLDPTDLAAFEQVLASSPAARSEFEQLREVVALLPYAAPPVTPPDHVRTRLMERIAADQAAQAPPRQTRSSRRISTGWVTPLILVGLTLVITLLGSLTLSLQQQVIALNETNQQLLAAVNNLQAAVNASEERQSQMTAQLATYEQQLARLNDQVAQERLLVSFVSAPGVATRELLPTRADVTARGEMYMYPGETQAVVVFSGLPALEPDRVYRFWLSDGTQRIAAGSFQVDATGLATLMVTAPREVNAYTEVMLTVEPATGTAPGDVEVILTGTL, encoded by the coding sequence ATGCACGACTCTGACCGCGAACATGAACAATCTCTCCTCGCCGCAGCCGCGCTCGGCAGCCTCGATCCCACCGATCTGGCAGCGTTCGAGCAGGTGCTGGCCAGCTCACCCGCTGCCCGATCTGAATTCGAGCAGTTGCGCGAGGTAGTTGCTTTGTTGCCTTATGCAGCACCACCGGTTACGCCACCGGACCATGTCCGCACCCGCCTGATGGAGCGTATCGCCGCCGACCAGGCTGCACAGGCGCCGCCGCGACAGACACGGTCTTCGCGCCGCATTAGCACCGGCTGGGTAACACCACTGATACTGGTTGGTCTAACCCTGGTGATTACGTTGCTGGGCAGTCTGACGTTGTCATTACAACAACAGGTGATAGCCTTAAACGAGACAAATCAGCAACTACTGGCTGCGGTGAATAACCTCCAGGCAGCGGTGAATGCCAGCGAAGAACGACAATCTCAAATGACGGCACAACTGGCAACTTACGAGCAGCAGTTGGCACGTTTGAACGATCAGGTTGCCCAGGAGCGCTTATTGGTTTCGTTCGTGAGCGCACCTGGGGTGGCGACCCGTGAGCTGCTGCCAACACGGGCCGACGTTACGGCTCGCGGTGAGATGTACATGTATCCAGGTGAAACGCAGGCGGTGGTTGTGTTCAGCGGATTGCCGGCGCTCGAACCAGATCGGGTCTACCGCTTCTGGCTCAGTGATGGCACACAACGCATTGCTGCCGGCTCGTTTCAAGTCGATGCCACCGGTCTGGCGACGTTGATGGTTACGGCACCGCGCGAGGTGAATGCTTACACCGAAGTGATGTTGACGGTAGAGCCTGCTACCGGTACTGCACCGGGTGATGTCGAGGTTATTCTCACCGGGACGTTGTGA
- a CDS encoding RNA 2'-phosphotransferase, with product MKQRELIRISKFLSLVLRHRPEQIGLSLDQHGWAEVDELIRCANRHGLPLSRAQLEQVVAENDKQRFAFSADGRRIRANQGHSLPVDLQLTPAQPPPVLYHGTAERFVESIKRDGLLPGKRQYVHLSQDETTALTVGQRHGRPVVLTVHAAAMTAAGYVFYVSANGVWLTKQVPARFIEFPA from the coding sequence ATGAAACAGCGCGAACTCATCCGCATCAGTAAGTTTCTCAGCCTGGTGCTGCGCCACCGTCCTGAACAGATCGGCTTAAGCCTCGATCAACACGGCTGGGCAGAGGTTGATGAACTGATCCGGTGCGCCAATCGCCACGGCTTGCCGTTGAGTCGGGCGCAGCTTGAACAGGTAGTTGCCGAAAACGACAAACAGCGCTTTGCCTTCAGTGCCGACGGTCGGCGGATTCGGGCAAATCAAGGCCATTCGCTACCGGTTGATCTACAACTGACACCGGCACAACCGCCGCCTGTGCTCTACCACGGTACGGCGGAGCGCTTCGTGGAATCGATCAAGCGTGATGGGTTACTCCCCGGCAAGCGGCAGTATGTACATCTTTCCCAAGACGAAACAACAGCGCTTACCGTCGGGCAACGCCACGGTCGACCAGTTGTGTTGACGGTGCATGCCGCAGCGATGACGGCTGCCGGTTATGTGTTTTACGTATCGGCAAATGGGGTATGGCTGACGAAGCAGGTGCCGGCAAGGTTTATTGAGTTTCCGGCATGA
- a CDS encoding RidA family protein produces MERTPISTDAAPAAIGPYSQAIRAGNLIFVSGQLPINPATGELITDDIGAMTRQIFANIAAILQAAGSSLDRIVKTTVFLADLNDFAAMNASYAEHFGDAPPARSTVQVARLPRDARIEIEVIALA; encoded by the coding sequence ATGGAACGCACACCCATTAGTACCGACGCTGCTCCGGCAGCAATTGGGCCGTATTCACAGGCCATTCGGGCCGGTAATCTGATCTTTGTGTCCGGGCAGTTGCCGATCAATCCGGCTACCGGTGAACTGATCACCGACGACATTGGGGCAATGACCCGGCAGATTTTTGCGAATATCGCTGCGATCCTCCAGGCCGCCGGTAGCTCGCTCGATCGCATTGTGAAGACCACCGTCTTCCTTGCCGATCTGAACGATTTTGCCGCGATGAATGCGTCCTACGCCGAACATTTCGGTGATGCACCACCGGCCCGTTCGACGGTACAGGTGGCGCGTTTGCCTCGCGATGCCCGGATCGAGATCGAAGTTATTGCATTAGCCTGA
- a CDS encoding YgaP family membrane protein, with the protein MFSRNMGTLDRDIRLVLTMVFGLISLFGQIFWLQVICGFLALIMFATAAFAVCPLYSLFGINTYKREQVKKRA; encoded by the coding sequence ATGTTTTCTCGCAACATGGGCACACTTGATCGCGATATTCGTCTGGTATTGACCATGGTTTTTGGTCTCATTTCACTGTTTGGTCAAATATTCTGGCTCCAGGTCATTTGTGGTTTCCTGGCGTTGATTATGTTTGCTACCGCTGCATTCGCAGTTTGCCCACTGTACTCGCTGTTTGGCATCAACACCTACAAGCGAGAACAGGTAAAGAAGCGCGCCTGA
- the xseA gene encoding exodeoxyribonuclease VII large subunit encodes MRAFTVSDLNSALRAHLEDEGLFFDIWLLAEVVEFRRYPSGHCYFTLKDEQASIRAVLWRSKAEQIALLPANGDAVLAHGRVGFYEARGELQFVVDQIVPAGVGLLNAQLEHLRARLEAEGLFDERRKRLLPVLPRRIGIVTSPQAAALQDMLTILRRRYPLAEVILSPCLVQGELAPASIVAALRRAYAEPLDVIILARGGGASDDLAAFNDEQVVRTVAASPVPIITGVGHETDTTLVDAVADVRAPTPSAAAELVAPPLADLRQRVIDLRERAEVALLTGIDAQRSEVARQRLLLQRHHPRRRLDAARQTIDDLMLRLDRAFSRWLQLERTRLHGLHSRLNTLSPQATLARGYAIAQHADGRVITDSSQVQTGERIALTLRAGIVHATVESTNE; translated from the coding sequence ATGCGTGCATTTACGGTATCCGATCTCAATAGTGCACTGCGTGCTCATCTGGAAGACGAAGGCTTGTTCTTCGACATCTGGCTGCTGGCGGAAGTGGTAGAGTTTCGACGCTACCCTTCCGGCCATTGCTATTTTACGCTGAAAGATGAGCAGGCGAGTATTCGGGCTGTCCTCTGGCGCTCGAAAGCTGAACAAATCGCCTTGTTGCCGGCTAATGGTGACGCTGTCCTGGCGCACGGACGGGTCGGTTTCTATGAGGCACGCGGTGAGTTGCAGTTTGTCGTTGATCAGATTGTGCCAGCCGGTGTTGGGTTGCTCAATGCCCAACTGGAACATCTGCGCGCTCGTCTCGAAGCAGAAGGACTCTTCGACGAACGCCGTAAGCGACTGTTGCCGGTTCTGCCTCGTCGTATCGGCATTGTCACATCGCCACAGGCGGCTGCTTTGCAAGATATGCTCACTATTCTGCGCCGTCGCTATCCATTAGCTGAAGTCATCCTCTCGCCGTGTCTGGTGCAGGGTGAGTTAGCGCCGGCCAGTATTGTCGCCGCGTTGCGGCGTGCTTACGCCGAACCGCTCGATGTGATCATTCTGGCCCGTGGCGGTGGCGCCAGCGACGATCTGGCTGCGTTTAATGATGAACAGGTTGTACGCACAGTGGCTGCCAGCCCGGTGCCGATTATTACCGGTGTTGGTCACGAGACCGATACGACACTGGTTGATGCAGTGGCCGATGTCCGTGCACCGACCCCCTCAGCCGCTGCCGAGCTGGTCGCGCCGCCGCTCGCCGATCTGCGGCAGCGGGTTATCGATCTGCGTGAACGGGCAGAAGTGGCGCTTTTGACCGGCATCGATGCCCAACGCAGTGAAGTAGCCCGGCAGCGGCTACTGTTGCAGCGTCATCATCCCCGTCGCCGGCTCGATGCAGCCCGCCAGACGATTGATGATCTGATGCTGCGGCTGGATCGCGCCTTTTCCCGCTGGCTTCAACTTGAGCGCACACGCCTGCATGGTCTCCATTCCCGTCTGAACACGCTTAGCCCGCAGGCAACTCTTGCCCGTGGGTATGCGATTGCCCAGCACGCCGATGGGCGAGTCATTACCGATTCATCTCAGGTACAGACCGGTGAGCGCATCGCGCTGACGCTGCGCGCCGGGATTGTACACGCAACTGTGGAGTCGACGAATGAGTGA
- the xseB gene encoding exodeoxyribonuclease VII small subunit: MSEPNPVEQYERLLAELQQIVERLERGELSLAEALHLYERGAELAATCQQLLDMAELRVRQIADV, translated from the coding sequence ATGAGTGAGCCGAATCCAGTTGAGCAGTACGAGCGATTACTGGCCGAGTTGCAACAGATTGTCGAACGCCTTGAACGCGGCGAATTGTCACTGGCTGAAGCGTTGCACCTGTACGAACGAGGTGCTGAATTGGCCGCTACCTGTCAGCAATTGCTCGATATGGCGGAATTACGGGTTCGCCAGATTGCGGATGTCTGA
- a CDS encoding polyprenyl synthetase family protein: MAGYQLPFNPSGSFTVPEARTSLPSSHRLVGELPPQTAGGLAGIFHRADILADLGAIEQRLLECTQSRVAVISAAGMHTVRSGGKRLRAALAVLAARLGHYQLERVIHPAAAAELIHAASLVHDDLVDQANRRRGQITVHARWDNDVALMVGDYFFALAAAEMARSPDPRIITFYAEAVQTICEGELSPVTVAEPFDKALRQYLYKTGAKTAVLFEAACKAGMVAGGGSDEEIAALGSYGYDLGMAFQIIDDVLDFIGDERTLGKPAGNDLRQGTITLPLIYATAASPSQVLRDVLLHTPPSDTLVAEVIREVINAGGVAAAQTEAARYIDQAVSHLERFPSSPARQALIDIAHFVLERSV; this comes from the coding sequence ATGGCCGGCTACCAGTTACCATTCAATCCGTCAGGTTCATTCACGGTACCAGAGGCTCGTACATCGCTGCCATCGAGTCATCGCCTTGTTGGTGAACTGCCACCCCAGACTGCTGGTGGGCTAGCCGGTATCTTCCACCGGGCCGACATTCTGGCCGATCTCGGTGCTATCGAGCAACGTCTGCTGGAATGTACGCAGTCCCGTGTTGCGGTTATCAGTGCCGCCGGTATGCATACGGTGCGCTCCGGTGGTAAGCGACTGCGTGCTGCCCTGGCTGTGCTGGCCGCACGCCTCGGGCACTATCAGCTTGAACGGGTGATCCATCCGGCAGCGGCGGCTGAACTGATTCACGCTGCCTCACTTGTGCATGACGATCTGGTTGACCAGGCTAATCGTCGGCGTGGGCAGATCACGGTGCATGCGCGTTGGGACAACGACGTGGCACTGATGGTAGGCGATTACTTTTTTGCTCTTGCCGCCGCCGAGATGGCCCGTAGCCCTGATCCACGGATTATTACCTTCTATGCCGAGGCTGTCCAGACGATCTGTGAGGGTGAACTCAGTCCGGTCACGGTTGCCGAGCCTTTTGATAAAGCCTTGCGCCAGTATCTCTACAAAACCGGGGCCAAGACGGCAGTGCTCTTCGAGGCCGCCTGCAAGGCCGGTATGGTTGCCGGTGGCGGCAGCGATGAAGAGATTGCTGCGCTGGGGAGCTACGGGTACGATCTGGGTATGGCCTTCCAGATCATCGATGATGTCCTCGATTTTATCGGTGATGAGCGCACCCTTGGGAAGCCTGCCGGGAACGATTTACGTCAGGGTACGATTACGTTGCCGCTTATCTATGCCACTGCTGCATCACCGAGTCAGGTCTTACGCGATGTGCTTTTGCACACTCCACCATCCGATACGTTGGTGGCCGAGGTGATCCGTGAAGTGATCAATGCTGGTGGGGTGGCTGCGGCCCAGACCGAGGCGGCTCGCTATATCGACCAGGCGGTAAGTCACCTTGAGCGGTTCCCATCCAGCCCGGCTCGCCAGGCGTTGATCGACATTGCCCACTTTGTGCTTGAGCGCTCGGTGTAG
- a CDS encoding RNA polymerase sigma factor, whose product MAQPIDAAHLSRLSDESLMELVAAGDSTALAHLYDRHSRAVYGLALRMLATAEAAEEVVQETFWRVWKRAATFQRNSAFLPWMFGIARNLCIDELRRRQARPVAASNNEDILTTLTDQQQNVEQSTIETERRRLITSALADLPTDQREVIELAYFGGLSQREIAEYLQSPLGTIKTRIRLGLQKLKQTLLHYGIDANDH is encoded by the coding sequence GTGGCCCAACCGATTGATGCAGCGCATCTGTCACGATTAAGTGATGAATCTCTGATGGAGCTGGTTGCTGCCGGTGATAGTACAGCGCTCGCTCACCTGTACGACCGCCATTCGCGGGCAGTGTATGGTCTGGCCCTGAGAATGCTGGCCACCGCTGAAGCGGCTGAAGAGGTTGTACAGGAGACGTTCTGGCGTGTCTGGAAACGAGCGGCCACCTTTCAACGCAACAGTGCGTTTTTGCCGTGGATGTTCGGTATTGCCCGTAACCTGTGCATTGATGAATTGCGTCGACGTCAGGCCCGACCGGTGGCTGCCAGTAACAATGAAGATATTTTGACAACGCTTACTGACCAGCAACAGAACGTTGAGCAATCAACCATTGAAACCGAACGTCGGCGGCTGATCACCAGCGCTCTGGCCGATTTACCGACCGACCAGCGTGAAGTTATTGAGCTGGCCTATTTTGGTGGCTTATCGCAGCGAGAAATCGCCGAGTATTTACAGAGTCCGCTTGGCACAATTAAGACGAGAATTCGTTTAGGTTTACAGAAGTTGAAACAGACCTTGCTTCACTACGGCATCGATGCAAACGACCACTAG
- the accB gene encoding acetyl-CoA carboxylase biotin carboxyl carrier protein, protein MKDETTELPADQPDPFGLAAVRVLLQMLEQSDVYEITIENGNAKLHVKRGQPGGVIYSAPLPTAPVPSPSLPATPVTPFVQPPPAPEGPPVEMPAGHTITAPMVGTFYAAPSPRDRPFVQEGDEVRVGDTVGIVEAMKMMNEIESDVAGRVARILVKNGQPVEYGQPLMVIEPL, encoded by the coding sequence ATGAAGGACGAAACAACAGAATTGCCAGCCGATCAGCCCGATCCTTTCGGTCTTGCTGCCGTTCGCGTGCTCTTGCAAATGCTCGAACAGAGCGATGTCTACGAAATTACAATTGAAAATGGTAATGCGAAGCTGCACGTCAAGCGTGGTCAGCCCGGCGGTGTGATCTATTCGGCACCACTGCCAACAGCACCGGTTCCCAGTCCATCGCTACCGGCTACACCGGTCACTCCATTTGTTCAGCCGCCACCTGCACCGGAAGGGCCGCCGGTCGAGATGCCGGCAGGTCATACGATTACTGCACCAATGGTCGGTACGTTCTACGCTGCTCCTTCGCCGAGAGATCGACCTTTTGTCCAGGAAGGCGATGAAGTTCGGGTTGGTGATACGGTTGGTATCGTTGAAGCAATGAAGATGATGAATGAGATCGAGAGCGATGTGGCCGGTCGGGTTGCCCGCATTCTGGTCAAGAATGGTCAGCCGGTCGAGTATGGGCAACCACTGATGGTGATCGAACCACTCTAA
- a CDS encoding transposase encodes MLLATLMQIITAHRPAFRQERTFRRAVALLVGELFAFARHTVTQVLLALGMHDTDGTAFYRLFSRSRFDEATLTACLCRETLKRCSKHDPYVIGIDSTQIPRSSLTLPGTSWLHALRTAVVTRGIHRAQRFVHCAWLPPRVKGFTRAIPLRFLPAFPPKAAPADVPSANEWEGGLACIRWVRQQLTAAGRAAQWVVVLADGACATVGMWRGVPAQVALIVRTARNRCRSLLPPPPTGRGRPRRYGKRAPQPASWLTKQELFRRKRVLVRGRRIAMRYQVHGPYLCDGVPDHAVVLIVVGGATWQRGKRRPRLGRREPACSLVTAVQTDTDWVVPLSVGQILAWVWQRWEREVAHRELNAGVGVGQNQCWNKRSAVVSGPWRGWVYAVLVLAGYRAWGWIRGPTRPERWWRGAQRWRFTTLWRSDRAALWGTAACRSLWTTSTDDWLNKEHTIIALTNAARAAARA; translated from the coding sequence ATGTTACTCGCCACCCTGATGCAGATTATCACGGCCCACCGCCCGGCGTTTCGTCAGGAGCGGACCTTCCGGCGGGCCGTGGCGCTGCTGGTTGGCGAGCTGTTTGCGTTTGCCAGACACACCGTCACCCAGGTGCTGCTGGCACTCGGCATGCACGACACGGACGGGACGGCGTTCTACCGCCTGTTCAGTCGGTCACGGTTTGACGAAGCGACCCTGACCGCGTGTCTCTGCCGCGAGACACTGAAGCGGTGTTCCAAGCACGATCCGTATGTGATCGGGATCGATAGCACGCAGATTCCACGGAGCAGCCTGACCCTTCCCGGCACAAGTTGGTTGCACGCACTCCGCACGGCCGTGGTCACGCGCGGTATCCATCGTGCCCAACGGTTTGTCCACTGCGCCTGGCTGCCACCACGGGTGAAGGGGTTTACCCGGGCGATCCCCCTGCGCTTCCTGCCGGCGTTTCCGCCCAAGGCCGCGCCGGCAGACGTGCCATCGGCGAACGAATGGGAGGGTGGATTGGCGTGCATCAGGTGGGTGCGGCAGCAGCTCACGGCGGCCGGCCGCGCTGCGCAGTGGGTGGTGGTGCTGGCTGATGGCGCGTGTGCCACCGTGGGGATGTGGCGCGGGGTGCCGGCGCAGGTGGCACTGATCGTGCGCACGGCCCGCAATCGCTGTCGGTCGCTGCTGCCGCCGCCGCCGACGGGCCGCGGTCGGCCGCGGCGATACGGGAAGCGTGCTCCGCAGCCCGCGAGCTGGCTCACCAAGCAGGAGCTGTTCCGGCGGAAACGGGTGCTGGTGCGGGGGCGACGGATTGCGATGCGCTATCAGGTCCACGGGCCATACCTGTGCGACGGGGTGCCTGACCACGCGGTCGTCCTGATCGTGGTTGGTGGTGCGACCTGGCAGCGAGGGAAGCGCCGTCCGCGCCTGGGACGGCGTGAGCCGGCCTGCTCGCTGGTCACGGCGGTGCAAACGGACACGGACTGGGTGGTACCCCTGTCCGTCGGGCAGATCCTGGCCTGGGTCTGGCAACGCTGGGAACGGGAGGTCGCTCATCGCGAGCTGAACGCCGGCGTTGGGGTCGGTCAGAACCAGTGCTGGAACAAGCGGTCAGCGGTGGTCAGTGGGCCGTGGCGTGGCTGGGTCTACGCAGTGCTGGTGCTGGCCGGCTACCGTGCGTGGGGATGGATCCGTGGTCCCACCCGACCAGAACGCTGGTGGCGGGGCGCACAGCGGTGGCGGTTCACCACGTTGTGGCGCAGCGACCGGGCCGCCCTGTGGGGCACGGCGGCATGTCGGTCGCTTTGGACGACGTCCACGGACGATTGGCTGAACAAAGAGCACACGATCATCGCCCTGACCAACGCCGCACGCGCGGCGGCCAGGGCGTAG
- a CDS encoding dienelactone hydrolase family protein encodes MQRLKRVVGWIGAVLGIGLLALIVSIPVDALIGGGRVEALTNTIIPGPDGPIRAFVAEPSTPGPHPAVIMIHEWWGLRPDIIEKATALAADGYLVVAPDTFRGASTTWIPRAIYQVTTTPPEQVMADLDAVFAWLSARPDVIADRIAVIGFCYGGRTSLLYTLHNPAIAATGVFYGMADVEPVALRQIQGPVLGIFGGADASIPLSEVAQLEENLRAAGVSTRFVIFPDQPHAFVGGIESITTGGAAGEAWQVLRSFLAEALLNRPPTSLPAPSGTLATQRITFFGDIHRRFVCGW; translated from the coding sequence GTGCAACGATTAAAGCGAGTTGTCGGTTGGATCGGTGCTGTGCTGGGGATCGGGCTGCTGGCGTTGATCGTGAGTATTCCGGTGGATGCGTTGATTGGGGGTGGACGGGTAGAGGCGCTGACGAATACCATCATCCCTGGTCCTGACGGTCCGATTCGGGCTTTTGTGGCCGAACCATCGACACCCGGCCCCCATCCGGCGGTGATTATGATCCACGAGTGGTGGGGACTACGCCCGGATATTATCGAGAAGGCAACGGCATTGGCTGCCGACGGCTATCTGGTCGTTGCACCTGATACATTCCGTGGTGCCAGTACCACCTGGATTCCGCGCGCAATTTACCAGGTGACAACCACACCACCAGAACAGGTGATGGCCGATCTTGATGCAGTGTTTGCCTGGTTGAGCGCACGGCCTGATGTGATCGCCGACCGGATTGCCGTGATCGGGTTTTGTTATGGGGGCCGGACTTCACTGCTCTACACATTGCACAACCCGGCGATTGCAGCTACGGGCGTCTTTTATGGGATGGCAGATGTCGAACCGGTAGCACTGCGTCAGATCCAAGGCCCAGTCCTCGGTATTTTTGGTGGCGCCGATGCTTCTATTCCGCTCAGTGAAGTGGCACAGCTTGAAGAAAATCTACGCGCTGCCGGTGTGTCCACCCGCTTTGTGATCTTTCCCGATCAGCCGCATGCGTTTGTGGGTGGTATCGAGTCGATTACTACGGGGGGCGCAGCAGGTGAGGCGTGGCAGGTGCTGCGCTCGTTTCTGGCTGAAGCGCTGCTCAATCGCCCACCAACAAGTCTTCCGGCACCATCTGGTACACTTGCAACGCAGCGGATAACCTTCTTCGGTGACATCCATCGTCGTTTTGTGTGTGGATGGTGA